The bacterium genome includes a window with the following:
- a CDS encoding DUF4215 domain-containing protein gives MTSKKIIFAGTALAVLLTAGWAHSATINVNTTTDETTDNTTCSLREAIISANNDSNAAEDACVAGSGADVINLPAGLYSFSAILGTSCEDDAEDGDLDIRDDLTIVGAGADPTPNGVCDPGSTCIDAGNIDRVFDIPFDPTSPTVLMTDLVIQNGTASTCDGPLSDGGGIRVASGSSVDPAEVTLRRVVVRVNTASTGGGIYNEDLVTIEDSTINGNIATADGGGIENYYSASNTVTTVINSTISGNEAAGYGGGIDASGYGIANLRNVTVTGNTADNGGGVSIPDAGGENELRVRNTIIAGNIDSDLGTPNPDCYLESGILTSEDFNLIGDETGCDGLFTVPNDQVGTSGSPINPRLGPLANNGGPTPTHALLTSPVVSPAIDTANLAGCFSNDANNGVLLNTDQRGSPRPRDGGPAGPSPARCDIGAFELGGCGDGFLLSPEECDDGNLTDGDGCSATCTIEACGDGIVQGTEECDDGNLVDGDGCSANCTNEVIPACGDDIIQAGEECDDGNTVDGDGCSADCLDEAPPPACGDGTLDAGEGCDDGNTTNNDGCSSTCTVEPSLILLLGDGGCSLIR, from the coding sequence ATGACGTCAAAAAAGATAATTTTTGCCGGGACGGCCTTGGCGGTTCTACTGACCGCCGGGTGGGCACATTCGGCGACGATCAACGTCAACACAACGACGGACGAGACAACGGATAATACGACGTGCTCCTTAAGAGAGGCGATCATTTCGGCGAATAACGATTCGAATGCCGCCGAGGATGCCTGCGTGGCGGGTTCGGGCGCCGACGTTATTAACCTTCCGGCGGGGCTTTATTCGTTCAGCGCCATTTTGGGGACGTCCTGCGAGGACGACGCTGAAGACGGGGATCTCGATATTCGGGACGACCTGACCATCGTAGGCGCCGGTGCGGATCCGACGCCGAACGGTGTTTGCGATCCGGGTTCAACGTGCATCGATGCCGGCAACATCGACCGGGTTTTTGATATTCCGTTCGATCCGACTTCGCCGACTGTGTTGATGACCGACTTGGTCATTCAGAATGGAACCGCAAGCACATGCGATGGCCCCCTTAGCGATGGAGGGGGAATCCGAGTCGCCTCTGGCTCTAGCGTGGATCCCGCAGAAGTGACCCTCAGAAGGGTCGTAGTGAGGGTCAACACGGCCTCGACGGGTGGGGGGATCTACAACGAAGACCTGGTAACCATTGAGGACTCCACGATTAACGGCAATATAGCGACGGCCGACGGAGGCGGCATCGAGAATTATTACAGCGCGTCCAATACCGTCACGACGGTGATCAACAGTACCATCAGCGGAAACGAGGCGGCCGGCTATGGTGGAGGAATCGACGCCAGTGGCTATGGGATTGCGAACCTCCGCAATGTGACCGTGACGGGCAACACAGCCGATAACGGGGGCGGGGTTTCTATTCCAGATGCCGGAGGTGAAAATGAGCTTCGGGTCAGGAACACGATTATTGCGGGCAATATCGACAGCGATCTTGGCACACCGAATCCTGATTGTTATTTGGAATCCGGCATACTGACCTCAGAGGACTTCAATCTCATCGGAGATGAAACAGGATGCGACGGATTGTTTACCGTACCGAACGATCAAGTCGGAACCAGCGGCAGTCCTATCAATCCACGATTGGGTCCCTTAGCGAACAACGGCGGCCCGACCCCCACCCATGCGCTCTTGACGTCTCCCGTCGTGAGCCCCGCGATCGATACGGCCAATTTGGCAGGCTGTTTCTCGAACGACGCCAACAACGGCGTTCTCTTGAACACGGATCAAAGGGGTTCACCCCGTCCCCGCGACGGCGGCCCCGCGGGTCCCTCTCCGGCCCGCTGCGACATCGGGGCCTTCGAGCTGGGCGGCTGCGGCGACGGCTTCCTTCTGTCGCCCGAGGAGTGCGATGACGGGAATCTGACCGACGGCGACGGTTGCAGCGCGACGTGCACGATCGAGGCCTGCGGCGACGGGATCGTTCAAGGAACGGAGGAATGCGACGACGGCAACCTGGTGGACGGCGACGGCTGCTCCGCCAATTGCACCAATGAGGTCATCCCCGCCTGCGGCGACGACATTATTCAGGCAGGTGAGGAGTGCGACGACGGGAATACCGTGGACGGGGACGGTTGCTCGGCGGATTGCCTCGACGAGGCGCCTCCGCCGGCCTGCGGCGACGGAACCCTTGACGCCGGCGAGGGCTGCGACGATGGCAATACGACGAATAACGACGGCTGCTCCTCCACCTGCACCGTGGAGCCGTCCTTGATCCTCCTTCTGGGCGACGGCGGGTGCAGTTTGATTCGATGA
- a CDS encoding DMT family transporter: MKSQFRNRAEALIIGASFFFVSMAACVKGVSGRMPVYETVFFRAFVSAVALGGLMKARGTGFRAKNLTLMLTRSLSGFAAMSCNFYALGKLSFGDACTLVNTFPVFAALFSFLFLGERPTRALWVLIALSWAGILMILRPQFHFLNFAGFIALLAAIFSAVVIVVIHQTHETDPSLRIAFYFTALCAFIAFPLMMQDYVPPNAREWALLLGAGVLGTGGQILMTHAYGLADVSRLAPLSYVAVVLSFVAGMLFWGEIPSLWSVAGSAVVILGCVLIARLGKQPPTAVD, encoded by the coding sequence GTGAAGAGTCAATTTCGGAATCGTGCGGAGGCGTTGATTATCGGCGCCTCGTTCTTCTTCGTGTCGATGGCGGCTTGCGTGAAAGGCGTTTCGGGCCGCATGCCGGTGTACGAGACCGTCTTCTTCCGGGCCTTCGTCTCGGCGGTGGCCTTGGGCGGCCTCATGAAGGCCCGCGGAACCGGATTTCGCGCGAAGAACCTGACCCTCATGCTCACGCGGTCGCTCTCCGGCTTCGCCGCCATGAGTTGCAACTTCTATGCCCTGGGAAAGCTCTCGTTCGGGGACGCGTGCACCCTCGTGAACACGTTTCCCGTCTTCGCCGCCCTTTTCTCCTTCCTTTTTCTGGGAGAGCGTCCGACCCGCGCGTTGTGGGTCCTGATCGCCCTCTCCTGGGCGGGCATCCTCATGATCTTGAGGCCGCAGTTCCACTTCTTGAACTTCGCCGGCTTCATCGCCCTCCTGGCGGCGATCTTTTCGGCGGTGGTCATCGTCGTCATCCATCAGACGCACGAGACGGACCCTTCGCTCCGAATCGCCTTCTATTTCACGGCCCTCTGCGCCTTCATCGCCTTTCCCCTGATGATGCAGGACTACGTCCCGCCCAACGCCCGGGAATGGGCCCTCCTCCTCGGCGCGGGTGTCTTGGGGACGGGCGGGCAGATCCTGATGACCCATGCCTACGGACTGGCCGACGTCTCCCGGCTCGCGCCGCTCTCCTACGTGGCCGTCGTCCTCTCGTTCGTGGCCGGGATGCTGTTTTGGGGAGAAATCCCCTCACTCTGGTCGGTCGCCGGAAGCGCGGTGGTCATCCTGGGCTGCGTGCTGATCGCCCGGTTGGGAAAACAGCCGCCGACGGCAGTGGATTAG
- a CDS encoding OmpA family protein, producing the protein MFFSFKSNKSKVILWLIAACLFLPGALHAAASFDSISFKPATDQGFYLTTQQSQTLGQWGYAAGLLAEFSNDSVIARTSTGARINDVVEKEITLHAGGALGLFNWLNAGVLVEFVPFQEFNSIGTNIGDNGARMGDIRVDLKGRILDNDKYPVGIALVPFVTLPTGSDSHFTGNGKVTGGGVLVIDTPRIRDKFSAALNVGAQIRSGAALTSGTSVDDQFLVGAGVNYAVHPKVQLIADVSGWTPFDNFWKNNIRNLEGNGAVRWLFARHWAATVGGGTGILDAIGAPDYRVFASIAYRHPPEEHVEAPKEEVIRTNKIHFEFDKAVIKPSSYPILDNIVALLKSRDDVEAVRVEGHTDSKGSDEYNLSLSERRSAAVMEYLVSHGVPRSKLSSVGKGEREPIAPNDINGKDNPAGRAENRRVEFHLSIRPGSKVKVLKEEQEAPTYIDGSSEPAPSRKKAR; encoded by the coding sequence ATGTTCTTCTCCTTCAAATCCAATAAATCCAAGGTGATTTTGTGGCTCATTGCCGCGTGTCTGTTCCTCCCCGGCGCCCTTCACGCCGCGGCCAGCTTTGACAGCATCAGCTTCAAGCCGGCCACGGACCAGGGTTTCTACCTGACGACGCAACAGTCGCAGACCCTCGGCCAGTGGGGATACGCGGCGGGCTTGCTCGCCGAGTTCAGTAACGACTCGGTTATCGCCAGGACGTCGACGGGGGCACGGATCAACGACGTGGTCGAGAAGGAGATCACCCTCCACGCGGGCGGTGCCTTGGGCCTCTTCAACTGGCTGAACGCCGGCGTCCTCGTTGAATTCGTTCCCTTTCAGGAGTTCAACTCCATCGGAACCAACATCGGCGACAACGGGGCCCGGATGGGGGACATCCGCGTCGACCTCAAGGGACGGATTCTGGACAACGATAAATACCCCGTCGGTATCGCCCTGGTCCCCTTCGTGACCCTTCCCACGGGCAGCGACTCCCATTTTACGGGCAACGGCAAGGTGACGGGCGGCGGCGTGCTCGTCATCGACACCCCCCGCATCCGCGACAAGTTCTCGGCGGCGTTGAACGTCGGGGCCCAGATCCGGAGCGGGGCGGCGCTCACCTCCGGCACGTCCGTCGACGACCAGTTCCTGGTCGGCGCGGGCGTCAACTACGCGGTCCATCCGAAGGTCCAGCTGATCGCCGACGTGAGCGGCTGGACCCCCTTCGATAATTTTTGGAAGAACAACATCCGCAATCTCGAGGGCAACGGGGCGGTCCGATGGCTCTTCGCCCGGCACTGGGCGGCCACCGTCGGAGGCGGCACGGGCATTCTGGACGCCATCGGCGCCCCCGATTACCGCGTGTTCGCGAGCATCGCCTACCGCCACCCGCCGGAAGAGCACGTCGAGGCCCCGAAGGAGGAGGTCATCCGCACCAACAAGATCCACTTCGAGTTCGACAAGGCGGTCATCAAGCCGTCCTCCTACCCGATCCTGGACAACATCGTGGCCCTGCTGAAGAGCCGCGATGACGTCGAGGCCGTCCGCGTGGAAGGACATACGGACTCCAAGGGCTCGGACGAGTACAACTTGAGCCTCTCGGAACGACGCTCCGCGGCCGTCATGGAGTACCTGGTTAGCCACGGGGTGCCGCGCTCCAAGCTCTCCTCCGTGGGCAAGGGCGAGCGCGAACCGATCGCACCGAACGACATCAACGGCAAAGACAATCCGGCGGGACGGGCTGAAAACCGCCGCGTCGAGTTCCACCTTTCGATCCGCCCCGGGTCCAAGGTGAAGGTCCTCAAGGAGGAGCAAGAGGCGCCGACCTACATCGATGGGTCGTCGGAACCGGCGCCGTCCAGGAAGAAGGCGAGGTAG
- a CDS encoding methyltransferase, producing the protein MNDQQPTPEKVMRIVTGGWACSILGSAVIHSLFRHLEGEGLSAKEVSQKSGISGRGAQALLDGLLGLGLIDLKDGRYRNTPDASTYLVEGKPTYLGGMAKLNYLDFERWSTLAEAVKSGAPQIKNTSDTPENPYWEMLVPSIAALSFPVAQMAADRLGLAKAGPVKWLDIGGGSGIYSAVWLGLNRQATGFQLDWPNVNRIARDFVGKFGVADRFKTIDGDFHTARLDDGAYDFLIYSHIAHQETPESNLAVFKKFRKALKPGGTLVISDFVVNDDRTAHHPFALMFYSVMLLQTPGGATYRQSDYRNWLKEADFKTVSIEPTPTPATLIFAQ; encoded by the coding sequence ATGAACGACCAGCAGCCGACGCCGGAAAAGGTCATGCGGATCGTGACGGGAGGTTGGGCCTGCAGCATCCTGGGATCGGCGGTCATCCATTCACTCTTTCGGCACCTGGAAGGCGAGGGGCTCTCCGCCAAGGAGGTGTCGCAAAAATCGGGAATTTCGGGCCGTGGGGCTCAAGCCCTCCTGGACGGACTGTTGGGGTTGGGCTTGATCGACTTGAAAGACGGCCGTTACCGCAACACGCCGGATGCATCGACGTATCTGGTGGAAGGCAAGCCGACCTACTTGGGCGGGATGGCCAAATTGAACTACCTTGATTTCGAACGCTGGAGCACGCTGGCGGAGGCCGTCAAGAGCGGCGCCCCTCAAATCAAAAACACGAGCGATACGCCGGAGAATCCGTATTGGGAAATGCTCGTGCCCTCCATTGCCGCACTCTCCTTCCCCGTCGCTCAGATGGCGGCCGACCGGCTGGGGCTGGCAAAAGCCGGTCCGGTCAAGTGGCTGGATATCGGCGGGGGCTCGGGCATCTATTCGGCGGTGTGGCTTGGGCTCAACCGCCAGGCCACGGGCTTCCAACTCGACTGGCCCAACGTCAACCGGATCGCCCGCGACTTCGTGGGCAAGTTCGGCGTCGCCGACCGGTTCAAGACCATCGACGGCGATTTCCACACGGCCCGCCTGGACGACGGGGCTTACGACTTCCTGATCTACTCGCACATCGCCCACCAAGAGACGCCGGAGAGCAACCTGGCCGTCTTCAAAAAGTTCCGGAAGGCCCTGAAGCCCGGTGGCACGCTCGTGATCAGCGACTTCGTGGTGAACGACGACCGGACCGCCCATCATCCGTTCGCCCTCATGTTTTATTCGGTGATGCTCCTGCAGACGCCTGGCGGGGCGACCTATCGCCAGTCGGACTACCGGAACTGGTTGAAGGAGGCGGACTTCAAGACCGTCTCGATCGAGCCGACGCCGACTCCGGCGACTCTGATTTTTGCACAATAA
- a CDS encoding glutamate synthase subunit beta — protein sequence MGKPTGFIEYRRELPEDRSPAARVGDWNEFHLHMEEEKLREQGARCMDCGVPFCHTGTLLAGMASGCPINNLIPEWNDLVYKGLWREALERLHKTNNFPDFTGRVCPAPCEGSCVLGINEPPVTIKSIECAIVDRGFEEDWVTPQPPARRTGKKVAVVGSGPAGLSAAAQLNKAGHAVTVFERADRIGGLLMYGIPNMKLDKKEVVQRRIDLMAAEGVRFVTNTEIGKDIPAAKLQQDFDAVVLCGGATKPRDLPIEGRNLKGVHFAMEFLTANTKSLLDSGHEDGKFIDARGKNVIVIGGGDTGTDCVGTSLRHGCKSLVQFEILPQPPLERAADNPWPQWPKVYKMDYGQEEAAAKFGADPRVYCILTKKFIGDVDGRIKELHTVDVEWVPGSNGGPPFREVPGTERVWKADLVLLAMGFLGPEDAVLSQLNVERDPRTNAKAEEGKYATSVKGVFAAGDMRRGQSLVVWAIKEGREAARECDRYLMGSTNLP from the coding sequence ATGGGAAAACCGACGGGATTCATCGAATACAGGCGCGAACTGCCGGAAGACCGTTCCCCAGCCGCGCGGGTCGGCGACTGGAACGAGTTCCACCTCCACATGGAGGAGGAGAAACTCAGGGAGCAGGGCGCGCGCTGCATGGATTGCGGGGTGCCCTTCTGCCACACAGGCACGTTGCTCGCCGGCATGGCCTCCGGCTGCCCCATCAACAACCTGATCCCCGAGTGGAACGACCTGGTCTACAAGGGCCTCTGGCGCGAGGCGCTCGAGCGCTTGCACAAGACGAACAATTTTCCGGACTTTACGGGACGGGTCTGTCCCGCGCCCTGCGAGGGGTCCTGCGTCCTGGGGATCAACGAGCCGCCGGTGACGATCAAGAGCATCGAATGCGCGATCGTCGACCGCGGCTTTGAGGAGGACTGGGTGACGCCCCAGCCGCCCGCCAGACGCACCGGCAAGAAGGTGGCCGTGGTGGGTTCGGGCCCGGCGGGGCTCTCGGCGGCGGCGCAGCTCAACAAGGCGGGCCACGCCGTGACGGTCTTCGAGCGCGCGGACCGGATCGGCGGGCTGCTGATGTACGGCATTCCGAACATGAAGCTCGACAAGAAGGAGGTCGTCCAGCGCCGGATCGACTTGATGGCCGCCGAGGGGGTCAGGTTCGTCACGAACACGGAGATCGGCAAGGACATCCCGGCCGCGAAGCTGCAACAGGACTTCGACGCCGTCGTCCTCTGCGGGGGCGCGACCAAGCCGCGCGATCTGCCGATCGAAGGCCGGAACCTGAAGGGGGTCCATTTCGCGATGGAGTTCCTGACGGCGAACACGAAGAGCCTGTTGGACAGCGGTCATGAGGACGGAAAGTTCATCGACGCGAGGGGGAAGAACGTGATCGTCATCGGCGGCGGAGACACCGGCACCGACTGCGTGGGCACGTCCCTGCGCCACGGCTGCAAGAGCCTCGTGCAGTTCGAGATCCTCCCCCAGCCGCCTCTGGAGCGCGCGGCGGACAACCCCTGGCCCCAGTGGCCCAAGGTTTACAAGATGGATTACGGCCAGGAGGAGGCCGCCGCAAAGTTCGGCGCCGACCCGCGCGTCTATTGCATCCTCACCAAGAAATTCATCGGCGACGTCGACGGAAGAATAAAGGAACTTCATACCGTCGACGTCGAATGGGTGCCCGGCAGCAACGGGGGGCCCCCGTTCCGGGAGGTCCCGGGGACGGAAAGGGTCTGGAAGGCGGACCTGGTCCTTCTCGCCATGGGATTCCTCGGCCCCGAGGACGCGGTCCTTTCGCAGTTGAACGTCGAGCGCGACCCGCGCACGAACGCCAAGGCGGAGGAGGGCAAGTACGCGACGAGCGTGAAGGGCGTCTTCGCCGCCGGCGACATGCGCCGCGGCCAGAGCCTGGTCGTCTGGGCGATCAAGGAAGGCCGCGAGGCGGCGCGCGAATGCGACCGCTACCTCATGGGCTCGACGAACCTGCCCTAA
- the gltB gene encoding glutamate synthase large subunit, translating into GLVFLPRDPEVRRRCEELFEKTALEECVPFLGWRDVPTDNSSLGRSARAAEPVMRQAFVGRPEALEDDLAFERKLYVVRRLAEKAASRSAIPSRGDFYIPSLSCRTIVYKGMLNASQLRTFYPDLLDERLESAIALVHSRFSTNTFPSWELAHPYRYIAHNGEINTLRGNVNWMHTRQAMLESDLFGKDLKKVFPIINEDGSDSAMFDNALEFLVLAGRSLPHAMMMMIPEPWSNHESMSPEKKAFYEYHGCLMEPWDGPASIAFTDGTQIGAVLDRNGLRPSRYYVTKDGLVVMASEVGVLDIAPERVLQKGRLQPGRMFLINMEQGRIIGDEELKERISREHPYEVWLKDNLVPLEKLPDAPHLPEPDHETVLQRQRAFGYTFEDLRIVMAPMAKSGVEAIGSMGNDAPLAVLSERPQILYNYFKQLFAQVTNPPIDAIREELITATETTIGPEGNLIDPKPESCRQIKLKSPVISNEELGKLRHVKRPGFEKTVTLPMLFDPRDDGKGLEKAMEDIYKAADRAIEDGAKIIILSDRGVDKDHAPIPALLATAGLHHHLIREGKRTRVGLVIESGEPREVHHFALLIGYGAGAVNPYLAFETLDDMIRQGILTDIEHKEAVKKYLKAAMKGVVKVLSKMGISTIQSYRGAQIFEAVGLNDSVVGKYFTGTASRIAGVGIGVIAREVALRHQSAFRDRSEDVAALDPGGQYQWRKDGEHHLFNPQTVHKLQLACRTNSFKVFQEYSKLVDDQSERLATLRALLEFKFPDKPIPIDEVESVESICKRFKTGAMSYGSISKEAHESLAVAMNRIGGKSNTGEGGEDPERYVWTNEKGDSKNSAIKQVASGRFGVTSQYLVKAQELQIKMAQGAKPGEGGQLPGTKVYPWIAKVRLSTPGVGLISPPPHHDIYSIEDLAELIHDLKNANTRARINVKLVAEVGVGTVAAGVAKAHADVVLISGHDGGTGASPQTSIKHAGLPWELGLAETHQTLVLNNLRSRIVVETDGQLKTGRDVVVAALLGAEEFGFATAPLVVMGCIMMRVCHLDTCPVGVATQNPELRKKFTGDPEHVVRFMRFVAQEMREIMAKLGVRTVNELVGRTDLIEPKKAIEHWKAKGLDLTNILYRPKVADDVGRYCQIAQDHGIDQSLDATALLDLCKPAIERGEKVAATLPIRNVNRVVGTITGSEVTRKYGAEGLPEDTIQLTFQGSAGQSFGAFIPKGMTLILEGDANDYVGKGLSGGKIVVTPPKGSTFVPEENIVIGNVAFYGATGGEAYIHGMAGERFCVRNSGAHAVVESVGDHGCEYMTGGRVVVLGPTGRNFAAGMSGGIAYVLDERGDFANHCNKEMVDLEKIDDSEAEAVKSMIKKHYDYTRSQKAWKVLSSWKEELPKFVKIMPRDYKRVLEAMDRVTKAGMSGDEAVMAAFKENARNLARASGN; encoded by the coding sequence GGGCCTGGTGTTCCTGCCCAGGGACCCCGAGGTCCGCCGCCGCTGCGAGGAGCTGTTCGAGAAGACGGCCCTCGAGGAGTGCGTGCCCTTCCTCGGCTGGCGCGACGTCCCGACCGACAACTCGTCCCTGGGCCGGAGCGCGCGGGCCGCCGAGCCCGTGATGCGGCAGGCGTTCGTGGGCCGTCCGGAGGCGCTCGAGGACGACCTCGCCTTCGAGCGCAAGCTGTACGTGGTGCGCCGCCTGGCCGAGAAGGCCGCCTCGCGTTCGGCCATCCCCTCGCGCGGAGACTTCTACATCCCCTCGCTGAGCTGCCGGACCATCGTCTACAAGGGCATGCTCAACGCCTCGCAGCTGCGGACCTTCTACCCGGACCTGCTCGACGAGCGCCTCGAGAGCGCGATCGCGCTGGTGCACTCGCGCTTCTCGACCAACACGTTCCCGAGCTGGGAGCTCGCGCACCCGTACCGCTACATCGCCCACAACGGCGAGATCAACACGCTGCGCGGGAACGTGAACTGGATGCACACGCGGCAGGCCATGCTGGAAAGCGACCTCTTCGGGAAAGACCTGAAAAAGGTTTTTCCCATCATCAACGAGGACGGCAGCGACTCGGCCATGTTCGACAACGCCCTCGAGTTCCTCGTCCTGGCCGGCCGCTCGCTCCCGCACGCGATGATGATGATGATCCCGGAGCCGTGGTCGAACCACGAGAGCATGAGCCCGGAGAAAAAGGCGTTCTACGAGTACCACGGCTGCCTCATGGAGCCCTGGGACGGACCGGCCTCGATCGCCTTCACGGACGGCACGCAGATCGGCGCCGTCCTGGACAGGAACGGCCTCCGCCCGTCCCGCTACTACGTCACCAAGGACGGCCTGGTCGTCATGGCGTCCGAGGTGGGGGTGCTCGACATCGCGCCGGAGCGAGTTTTGCAGAAGGGGCGCCTCCAGCCGGGCCGCATGTTCCTCATCAACATGGAACAAGGCCGGATCATCGGGGACGAGGAGCTGAAGGAAAGGATCTCGAGGGAGCACCCCTACGAGGTCTGGCTCAAGGACAACCTCGTTCCGCTTGAGAAGCTGCCCGACGCCCCCCACCTGCCGGAGCCCGACCACGAGACCGTGCTCCAGCGGCAGCGGGCCTTCGGTTACACCTTCGAGGACCTGCGGATCGTGATGGCGCCGATGGCCAAGAGCGGCGTCGAGGCGATCGGCTCGATGGGGAACGACGCGCCCCTGGCCGTCCTCTCGGAGAGGCCCCAGATCCTCTACAACTACTTCAAGCAACTCTTCGCCCAGGTGACGAACCCGCCGATCGACGCGATCCGGGAGGAATTGATCACGGCGACCGAGACCACCATCGGTCCCGAAGGGAACTTGATCGATCCCAAGCCCGAGAGTTGCCGGCAGATCAAACTGAAGTCGCCGGTGATCAGCAACGAGGAGCTGGGCAAGCTCCGCCACGTGAAGCGGCCCGGATTCGAGAAGACCGTCACCCTTCCCATGCTCTTCGACCCCAGGGACGACGGGAAGGGGCTCGAGAAGGCGATGGAGGACATTTACAAGGCCGCGGACCGCGCGATCGAGGACGGAGCGAAGATCATCATCCTCTCGGACCGCGGGGTGGACAAGGACCACGCCCCGATCCCGGCCCTGCTCGCCACCGCCGGCCTGCATCACCATCTGATCCGCGAGGGCAAGCGTACGCGCGTCGGCCTGGTCATCGAATCCGGCGAGCCGCGCGAGGTGCATCACTTCGCACTGCTCATCGGCTACGGCGCGGGCGCGGTGAATCCGTACCTCGCCTTCGAGACCCTGGACGACATGATCCGACAGGGCATTTTGACCGACATCGAACACAAAGAGGCCGTCAAAAAATATTTGAAGGCCGCGATGAAGGGCGTCGTGAAGGTTCTCTCCAAGATGGGAATCTCCACGATCCAAAGTTACCGCGGAGCCCAGATCTTCGAGGCGGTCGGGTTGAACGATTCGGTCGTCGGCAAGTATTTCACGGGCACGGCCTCGCGGATCGCCGGCGTCGGGATCGGCGTCATCGCCAGGGAGGTCGCCCTGCGCCATCAGAGCGCCTTCCGCGACCGCTCCGAGGACGTTGCGGCGCTGGACCCGGGCGGCCAATACCAATGGCGGAAGGATGGCGAGCACCATCTCTTCAACCCGCAAACCGTCCACAAACTGCAACTCGCCTGCCGCACGAACAGCTTTAAGGTGTTTCAGGAGTACTCCAAACTCGTCGACGACCAGTCCGAGCGTCTGGCGACGCTGCGGGCGCTGCTCGAGTTCAAGTTTCCGGACAAGCCGATCCCGATCGACGAGGTCGAATCAGTGGAGTCCATCTGCAAGCGCTTCAAGACCGGCGCCATGAGCTACGGGTCGATCAGCAAGGAGGCCCATGAGTCTCTGGCAGTCGCCATGAACCGGATCGGCGGCAAGTCGAACACCGGCGAGGGAGGCGAGGACCCGGAACGCTACGTCTGGACGAACGAGAAGGGCGACTCCAAAAACAGCGCGATCAAGCAGGTGGCCTCGGGGCGTTTCGGCGTGACGAGCCAGTACCTGGTCAAGGCGCAGGAGCTCCAGATCAAGATGGCCCAGGGCGCCAAGCCCGGCGAGGGCGGCCAGCTCCCGGGCACCAAGGTGTATCCGTGGATCGCGAAGGTCCGTCTCTCCACGCCGGGGGTGGGGCTCATTTCGCCGCCGCCCCACCACGACATCTATTCGATCGAAGACCTGGCGGAGCTGATCCACGACCTCAAGAACGCGAACACGCGGGCCCGCATCAACGTCAAGCTCGTCGCCGAGGTGGGCGTCGGGACGGTCGCTGCGGGAGTCGCCAAGGCGCACGCGGACGTCGTCCTCATCTCGGGGCACGACGGGGGCACGGGCGCCTCGCCGCAGACGTCGATCAAGCACGCGGGGCTCCCGTGGGAGCTGGGGCTCGCGGAGACGCACCAGACGCTCGTCTTGAACAACCTCCGGAGCCGGATCGTTGTCGAGACGGACGGGCAGCTCAAAACGGGCCGGGACGTGGTCGTCGCGGCGCTCTTGGGCGCGGAGGAATTCGGATTCGCGACGGCCCCGTTGGTCGTGATGGGCTGCATCATGATGCGGGTCTGCCACCTGGACACCTGCCCCGTGGGCGTGGCGACGCAAAACCCGGAGCTCCGCAAGAAATTCACGGGCGATCCGGAACACGTCGTCCGCTTCATGCGCTTCGTCGCCCAGGAGATGAGGGAGATCATGGCCAAGCTGGGCGTGAGGACGGTCAACGAGCTCGTCGGGCGGACGGACCTGATCGAGCCCAAGAAGGCGATCGAGCACTGGAAGGCGAAGGGACTGGACCTCACCAACATCCTCTACCGTCCCAAGGTGGCCGATGACGTCGGCCGCTACTGCCAGATCGCGCAGGACCACGGGATCGACCAGTCGCTGGACGCGACGGCGTTGCTCGATCTCTGCAAGCCGGCGATCGAGCGGGGGGAGAAGGTCGCGGCCACCCTCCCGATCCGCAACGTCAACCGCGTGGTCGGCACGATCACGGGGAGCGAGGTCACGCGGAAATACGGGGCCGAAGGGTTGCCGGAAGACACGATCCAACTCACGTTCCAGGGTTCGGCGGGACAGAGCTTCGGGGCCTTCATCCCGAAAGGCATGACGCTCATCCTCGAGGGCGACGCCAACGACTACGTGGGCAAGGGCCTCTCGGGCGGCAAGATCGTCGTGACGCCGCCCAAGGGTTCGACGTTCGTGCCCGAGGAGAACATCGTGATCGGCAACGTCGCCTTCTACGGGGCCACGGGCGGCGAGGCCTACATTCATGGGATGGCGGGCGAGAGATTCTGCGTCCGCAACAGCGGTGCGCATGCGGTGGTGGAATCGGTGGGTGACCACGGCTGCGAGTACATGACCGGCGGACGCGTCGTCGTGCTGGGCCCGACCGGGCGGAACTTCGCCGCGGGCATGTCCGGCGGCATCGCCTACGTGCTCGACGAACGCGGCGACTTCGCCAACCACTGCAACAAGGAGATGGTGGATTTGGAAAAAATCGACGACTCCGAGGCCGAGGCGGTGAAGTCCATGATCAAGAAGCACTATGATTACACGCGCAGCCAAAAGGCCTGGAAGGTGCTGTCGTCCTGGAAGGAAGAGTTGCCCAAGTTCGTCAAGATCATGCCGCGCGACTACAAGCGCGTCTTGGAGGCGATGGACCGGGTCACGAAGGCCGGCATGAGCGGCGATGAGGCCGTCATGGCGGCGTTCAAGGAAAACGCGCGGAACCTGGCGCGGGCATCGGGGAACTAA